From a single Arachis hypogaea cultivar Tifrunner chromosome 3, arahy.Tifrunner.gnm2.J5K5, whole genome shotgun sequence genomic region:
- the LOC140183638 gene encoding uncharacterized protein produces MERSDNHGKRKREDGDRRDPPPQTPERHLHMISGGFAGGGLTKSSRKRHLKRVYQVGSESPDLSTILFTKEDGQGIIPGHDDPVVITRILANAHLHRTPVDQGSSADILFKPAFDKLGLDEKELRAYPDTLYGLGDTPIKPLGFLPLHTTFGKGEMSKTLSIDFIVLNVGSAYNALIGRATLNRLGAVVSTLHLCMKFPIFAGIATVREIRS; encoded by the coding sequence atggaaaggtcggacaatcaCGGGAAGAGAAAGCGAGAAGACGGGGACAggagagacccaccaccacaaactccCGAGAGACATCTACATATGATCTCGGGAGGATTCGCGGGTGGAGGACTCACCAAGTCCTCTCGCAAGAGACACCTCAAGCGGGTTTACCAGGTCGGGAGTGAATCACCCGACCTCTCCACAATCTTATTCACAAAGgaggatgggcaaggaataatccctggacatgATGATCCAGTGGTGATAACCCGGATCCTAGCCAACGCCCACCTCCACAGAACTccagtagaccaagggagttcggcAGATATCCTTTTCAAGCCCGCGTTCGACAAGCTAGGGCTGGATGAAAaggagttaagagcctaccccgacaccttatatGGATTAGGCGACACGCCgataaaaccactaggatttcTACCCCTCCACACGACCTTCGGAAAGGGGGAAATgtccaaaactctgagcatagaTTTTATAGTCCTCAAcgtggggtcagcatataatgccttGATTGGCAGAGCTACCctaaatcgactcggagcggtagTGTCTACCcttcacctttgcatgaaattcccgatatttgcggggatagcaacggtgcGGGAGATCAGAAGCtag